A window of the Cuculus canorus isolate bCucCan1 chromosome 3, bCucCan1.pri, whole genome shotgun sequence genome harbors these coding sequences:
- the EEF1A1 gene encoding elongation factor 1-alpha 1, whose amino-acid sequence MGKEKTHINIVVIGHVDSGKSTTTGHLIYKCGGIDKRTIEKFEKEAAEMGKGSFKYAWVLDKLKAERERGITIDISLWKFETSKYYVTIIDAPGHRDFIKNMITGTSQADCAVLIVAAGVGEFEAGISKNGQTREHALLAYTLGVKQLIVGVNKMDSTEPPYSQKRYEEIVKEVSTYIKKIGYNPDTVAFVPISGWNGDNMLEPSSNMPWFKGWKVSRKDGNASGTTLLEALDCILPPTRPTDKPLRLPLQDVYKIGGIGTVPVGRVETGVLKPGMVVTFAPVNVTTEVKSVEMHHEALSEALPGDNVGFNVKNVSVKDVRRGNVAGDSKNDPPMEAAGFTAQVIILNHPGQISAGYAPVLDCHTAHIACKFAELKEKIDRRSGKKLEDGPKFLKSGDAAIVDMIPGKPMCVESFSDYPPLGRFAVRDMRQTVAVGVIKAVDKKAGGAGKVTKSAQKAQKAK is encoded by the exons ATGGGAAAGGAGAAGACCCACATCAACATCGTCGTCATCGGCCACGTCGACTCTGGCAAGTCCACCACCACCGGCCACCTCATCTACAAATGCGGTGGGATCGACAAGAGGACCATCGAGAAGTTCGAGAAGGAAGCCGCTGAG ATGGGCAAAGGTTCCTTCAAATATGCTTGGGTCTTGGACAAGCTGAAAGCTGAGCGTGAGCGTGGTATCACTATTGATATTTCTCTGTGGAAATTTGAAACTAGCAAATACTACGTTACCATCATTGATGCTCCTGGACACAGAGACTTCATTAAGAACATGATTACTGGAACTTCTCAG gctGATTGTGCTGTCCTGATTGTTGCTGCTGGTGTTGGTGAGTTTGAGGCTGGTATTTCCAAGAACGGGCAGACCCGTGAGCATGCCCTTCTGGCCTACACCCTGGGTGTAAAACAGCTGATTGTTGGTGTCAATAAGATGGATTCCACCGAGCCGCCTTACAGCCAGAAGCGATATGAAGAGATTGTCAAAGAAGTCAGCACTTACATCAAGAAAATTGGCTACAACCCAGACACTGTAGCTTTTGTGCCAATTTCTGGTTGGAACGGAGACAACATGTTGGAGCCAAGCTCTAAC ATGCCGTGGTTCAAGGGGTGGAAGGTTAGCCGAAAGGATGGCAATGCTAGTGGAACCACCCTCCTTGAAGCTTTGGACTGTATCCTGCCACCAACTCGTCCAACTGACAAACCTCTGCGTCTGCCTCTTCAAGATGTGTACAAAATTGGCG gcATTGGTACTGTACCAGTTGGCCGTGTGGAAACTGGTGTACTGAAGCCAGGCATGGTGGTTACATTTGCTCCTGTCAATGTTACAACTGAGGTAAAATCTGTTGAGATGCACCATGAAGCCCTGAGCGAAGCTCTGCCTGGTGATAATGTTGGCTTCAATGTCAAAAACGTGTCTGTGAAAGATGTTCGCCGTGGCAACGTTGCTGGTGACAGCAAGAATGATCCTCCAATGGAAGCTGCTGGCTTCACTGCACAG gTTATTATCCTGAACCACCCTGGCCAAATTAGTGCTGGTTATGCTCCTGTGCTGGATTGCCATACTGCTCACATTGCCTGCAAGTTCGCTGAGCTCAAGGAGAAGATTGATCGTCGTTCTGGCAAGAAGCTGGAGGATGGCCCCAAATTCCTGAAATCTGGAGATGCTGCCATCGTTGATATGATCCCTGGCAAACCCATGTGTGTTGAGAGCTTCTCTGATTATCCTCCTCTCG gtcGCTTTGCCGTGCGTGACATGAGGCAGACGGTTGCTGTTGGTGTCATCAAGGCAGTTGACAAGAAGGCTGGTGGAGCTGGCAAGGTCACAAAGTCTGCCCAGAAGGCCCAGAAGGCTAAATGA